A part of Candidatus Dependentiae bacterium genomic DNA contains:
- a CDS encoding ComF family protein has product MISQLSSIFNTLINFAFPSFCAECHILLSREEILCNSCAASLSQVCSSNLLISKKKSLTVHALTHYSGITKTLVLRKNQGQSKTFEKLARLTLKNLSPEIKDVDYFIPIPIHWTKKLQRGFNQTEILAKTYADLSGAQMLSCLIKKVRTKPQTQLSKEERQINIKGSFSVDEKYKELLFNKKIILVDDVMTTGATLTEAARVLSNHQPKIITAIVVCR; this is encoded by the coding sequence ATGATTAGTCAACTGAGCTCAATTTTCAACACGCTGATCAATTTTGCCTTTCCAAGCTTTTGTGCAGAATGCCACATATTACTTTCTAGAGAAGAAATTTTATGTAACTCCTGTGCAGCAAGTCTTTCACAAGTGTGTAGCTCAAACCTATTAATCTCCAAAAAAAAATCACTCACCGTACACGCCCTAACTCATTATTCTGGAATCACCAAAACACTTGTTTTAAGAAAAAATCAAGGACAATCAAAAACCTTTGAAAAACTTGCGCGGCTCACACTCAAGAATCTTTCGCCAGAAATCAAAGACGTTGACTATTTTATTCCGATTCCTATTCATTGGACTAAAAAACTTCAACGCGGCTTCAATCAAACAGAAATACTTGCAAAAACATACGCAGATCTTAGTGGGGCCCAAATGCTTTCGTGCCTCATAAAAAAAGTTCGCACAAAACCCCAAACCCAGCTCAGCAAAGAAGAGCGACAAATCAATATCAAGGGCTCTTTTTCGGTCGATGAAAAATATAAAGAATTATTATTTAATAAAAAAATCATCTTGGTTGATGATGTCATGACGACTGGAGCAACCCTCACAGAGGCTGCTCGAGTACTATCAAATCATCAACCGAAAATAATTACTGCAATTGTTGTATGTCGTTAG
- a CDS encoding HAD family phosphatase: MVVKIERMFICYLGRIRYMIEKKNMPIRAIIFDMDGTIVNTEKVWDFATKKPLFDRGILEFTEEEEIFLDSFSGIGIEDWAVQVKSFFKLDDPHEMIASEAVMNASQGFEEIVPFIEGFERFHSFVKDSNLVFAIATNTGRQAFDAIIEKMNFKYFFGNHLYCKDDVGGLAKPNPALFLYAADQLGVLPEECLVIEDSIFGFEAAALAGMRCIAIKNKRNKEHIHHADYAVRDYHDAFDVLVDIFAHQNAAQNIVSNDIQQLQ; the protein is encoded by the coding sequence GTGGTCGTTAAAATTGAAAGAATGTTTATTTGCTATCTTGGGAGGATCCGCTACATGATCGAGAAAAAAAATATGCCAATCCGAGCGATAATCTTTGATATGGATGGCACAATTGTTAATACGGAAAAAGTATGGGATTTTGCGACAAAAAAACCGTTGTTTGATCGCGGAATATTAGAATTTACAGAAGAAGAAGAGATTTTTTTAGATTCATTTTCTGGGATTGGAATTGAAGACTGGGCTGTTCAGGTAAAATCGTTTTTTAAATTAGACGATCCGCATGAAATGATTGCTTCTGAAGCTGTTATGAATGCATCGCAAGGCTTTGAAGAAATAGTTCCTTTTATCGAAGGATTTGAGCGTTTTCATTCATTTGTTAAAGATTCAAATTTGGTTTTTGCAATAGCAACCAACACAGGGCGACAAGCGTTTGATGCTATTATTGAAAAAATGAATTTTAAGTATTTTTTTGGTAATCATTTGTATTGTAAGGATGATGTTGGTGGTTTAGCAAAACCAAATCCAGCACTTTTTTTATATGCGGCAGATCAACTTGGTGTTTTACCAGAAGAATGCTTGGTAATTGAGGATTCAATTTTTGGTTTTGAAGCAGCGGCTCTTGCAGGAATGCGATGCATCGCTATAAAAAATAAGCGAAATAAAGAGCATATTCATCACGCAGATTATGCCGTGCGTGATTATCATGATGCGTTTGATGTATTGGTAGATATTTTTGCCCATCAAAACGCTGCACAAAACATCGTTTCTAACGACATACAACAATTGCAGTAA